The Vibrio echinoideorum DNA window TTCATCTCTTCAGGGAGCGAATTAATCTCGATTGACAATACTTCTGGTGAGATTGGCGTTATCACTTGAGTGTCAAAAGATGGGGTATGGACTGCTGTGCTAAGGCTATCTTGTTGACTCATCAGATAGGTATTGAGTCGCAGATAGTTGACGATATCCATCTCTTTTTCAAACGATTTTATCTCTGAATACGGAATCGATGAGCCAATAGAGATAGAGATAGTAGTCGCTTGCTTATTAAGAAGTTCGCGCCCGAGTAGAGCGGTTCTCAACAAAGGATGAACACGGCCAGCTTGATAGAAAAGCTCACTGTTTTTACCATTGATGAAGATAGGAACCGTAGTGGCTTGATGACGCTTGACGAACTTGGCAACGGATTTGCTCCATTCGATGTCTGTCAGTGTTTTTGCCCCTTTACGGTAACTCGATACTTCGCCCGCAGGGAACACAATCAAAAGTCCGCCATCGGACAAGTGACGATTGGCATCTCGAATGGCTTTTGCATTGGTGCGTTTCGATTCTTTACTGTTAAATACATCGACACCGATGAAAAGATCATCCAGTTCAGGCAATCGCTTGAGCAACTCATTCGCCAACACCTTCACATCTTTCCTTACCGATCCTACGAGATCAGCAAGGATCACACCTTCAATCGCGCCAAGCGGGTGGTTAGCCACAATGACTACAGGTCCTTCTTCAAGGATATTATCAGTGGAGCCTGCTGAAACAGAATAGTCGATGTTCAATGCCGACAGGGTGTGGTGCATGAATTCAAAGCTAGATAACTCATTCGGTCTATCTTGATAGAGTTTGTCTAGCTTAGATAGCCCAGTTGCCCACTCGACAACAGACTCACCTAAGCCAAAAGGTGTGTAACGTGGTAAACGAAAAGGACTATCAATCATAATATAGCTACCTTATTGACTAAAGTTGTGTAGGAAACCGTCTTGATTCTTGAAATCTTTAACACTTAAAAATGCACCGCATAGCCAGACTAGGCATGCCATGCCAAACAATAATCCGCCGTCATAACCGACAATTTCACCTGCCGCATTAAACTCAGGCATTTGGATACCTAATGGCGTAAATAAGTGGAAGAAAATCGCGCCACTCATAATCCCTACACTCATGATGGCACCAAGGCCATGCCACCGTGTGAACAACAGAATGGCTGCAATCAGCTCAGCGCCACCAATTAAGTAGCCGCCAAATGAGCCAAACCAGCTTAGGCCTGACCATGTAGCTAGGGTGCCAAAGATATGCTCAGTTTCGTATGAGCCGGTGAACTTAAAAAATAGCGACTGAATAAATACGAAAGCGATAAATGCCGCAGGGATATGCTTAGCTGGAGTCAATGTCATGATTATTCCTTTACTTGATCAGTTGCGGCCAAACGGTGTCGGCTTTTTGAATATGCTGTGCTCGGTCTTGTTCCCAACGTTGCTTAATCTCTTGGTCGTAGTTGAGGTACAGCTTGTTATCAACAATTGTCCATTGATTAGGGTCACCGGGTGCAAAGTCACTTTTTGCTGAAACAGCCCAAGCGCAATAGCCACCATATTGAGGGGCATATTTTTCAGGATTATTAACAAATAAAGTCAGATTCTTTTCAGAAGAGAAATACCAGTTCGCACCTTTGTACTCTGTGCTGAAGTCTTTACTGCCTTCAATAGGCTTACCTGAAGTGAAATAAGCGACGGTATCGTAGCCATCGAGCGCCTTGCTGCTAAAGAATCCGGTGTAGATTTCGTCTGCAGCAAATACGTAAGGGCTAACAAGTAGCATGACCATGGTTAATAGTTTTCTCATGATGGACTCCATCTATAGATTGATTGCTGGTGATAAATCGAAGGTAAAACGCTGTTGATTTATCTGGCATGGTTTAATGGGTTCACAAGGCGAGCCGGGTGCGTAAAACATAGAGGCTTGGCCGTGTAGATTGCGTAAGTGTGTAAAGCTCACGGTGTGCGCGTCTTCACGATGCATACAGGTCGCTAAATGAGGCTCTTCGCTGTGATGGTGAGAGTGAAACCTAAGCAAGTTCTGCTGATTCTTACCTGTCTCCATAAGCTGGTCATACTTAGCTTGTCGGTAGGCTTGCACTCGCAATAGTTCAACACCGGATGAGAATAACGGTGAATCGGTGTCGACTATTTTTTGTTGAATACCATCCCACATGAAGGCGATAACTAAACCATTGTTCTGAGTTAAATTCGGCGCGAAAGCCAACAAGGTAAATGGAGCAAAAGAGTGTAAGTCGAGCTTATGAAATGCCTCAGAAATCTGAGTAATGCTGTGACTCGATGATAAGTTCTTGAGCAACAAACCGCGGCTGATCAAAGGGCCAGCAGGAACGGTGCCTTGATAGTTGTTGAGCAGACATAGCGAAAGTCCGAACTCATTAATACTGATCCAGCTACCACCACCGGTTGGGTCGAGTGGCATGATGATATCGACGCCGTTGACTCGATATTGTTTAGGTGGCATCGCCAGTGCTCGCGTCTTTTGTTCATCACGATTAAAGAAAACTTGATAGCCATTTTCTTCAAGCAGCCAAGATACTGAACACATTTTATTGCTCCCTCAGGTAGCTGCTAGTGGTAGGGGCATAACCAAAGGTGTTGCAGGTTTCGATATCTAAAAAGGTGGTGATCACCTTGATCATCGCATAGTGATGATTGGCATGCAGGGCTGCAAAGGTGACCTCTCTTTCTAACGTTGAAGGCAGGCTGGCGAATACCTGGGTATCCATTGAAACTTCGGTTTGGATCATGATAGGCGTTTCGAGATCTCTGCGGTCTAATCGTTCAAGCCAGTTGATCACATAGTGGATCTCTTTCAACGCAATCGATCTGTCGTATTCGACGGGATGACCACGACGACGAGTGTTGTAATCAACGGTCGCATTCTCTTTTAAAATTAAAGCGTGAAAAAGATCGAGCGTATGACGAGTATGCTCACCAATAGAGCTTGTGACGTGCGGCTTTGCTCGTGTCAGATAGTCGCTGTCAGATATCGCTAACAAAAATTCTAGACCCTGATTTAATATTTCTACCGCTCCTGTGATACTAGGAGAGAAAGAAGTGAGGGCGCTCGGTTGGGCTATGGGGTTCATTCATGGTCCTCGTACAAAGTTAGTCAGTGGTCGGATATTGTTGAACAAGACGTCGCTCTTCTTGCCACGCAGCGAATAAGCTCTTGAAAGAAGGAGTCTTATGGCCTCGTTGTTTTTGCTGAGCGCCAATATCAAAAAGAATGCGGTATTGCAAAAGTAGCGTAGAAAATATCTCTCGCAGTGGTGTGTTGCGATCCCAGATATGCCCAGCCTCACTGCTTGCGCCATTGACCTCAAGGATCGTGAAATCCTCGCCGTTCATTAGGCTGTGCATGTCCTTAAACTTGACGTCGAGTCGGCCAAAGTGGAAGCCATCGAAGTCGTCGAATATCTCATCTAAGCGTTCGGTCAAAGCTTGGGTGATGTATTGATTGCCGTCTCGGAAGATACAGCCACGGCTATGACTACCTGCAAACGCGAGTTGGAATTCTTCACCCTCTGCGAGCACTTGATCTAATTTATCTTCATGCCTTGGCAGATATAGGTGACTAAGTTGCCCAGCACGCGGGCTATTTTCAATTAACTGTTTGAGTGTCGAGGAACCATCACCCGTTACCATTGGCGAGTATTTGAGTGTGATCGAGATGATCTCGCCTTGCTTTTTATTTGGGTAGCGCACATAGAAAACGCCAGCTTCGGCTTGATAAGGCGCCTTTTCTTGCAGTAGAAAGCGAGCATTATTTGGAAAAGATTCAACATATTGCTCAAGTTGATCTTGTGTGTTGATCAGCTTAACGCCAACGCCTCGACAGCCAAGATCCGGTTTCGCCACTATGGGGAAGTCAAGATCCGATTGTGTTAGCGCACTGAGTGCATCTTCGGTTTGTTTTTTACTATTAAGATCCGTTTTGGTTAGGGTAATAAACGGAGAGATCCAACGCTGACTTGATGATCCGGCAAGGCTTAATATTTCGTGTTTTGATTCACCTACCATGCCACTCAACTTAATGCTTGGGTTGGCGATGAGCGGCAGTGCCCAGTCAAAGTGCCGTAACCCTTGCATCAAGCTTTGAACCACTACTGGAGTGTAAAAAAACCAAGTCGGAAGGAATTCATAAGGAGAGACACTACGCACGGTATCTTTTTCAAGCAGAGGCATACCTGCATTGATTTGATGCGCAGGGATGATGCGAATATCTTTCGGTGAACTCATGATAATCCTCTAGAGTAGGTTTTATTCATTAATCGATTACCGATAAACAGTAAAGCGATGGCACACGGGATGACGATCCATTGATATTCAGAGGCTTGCAGCCACGCTGATGTCCCTAAATAGTAGATGGTAGAGAAGACAATGCCAGTCCAGATCGCAGTAGCACTAATGACAGCAAACAAAAAAGTAGGAAGTGGAATTGCGAAAAAGCCACTTAAGGTAAAGCCAACAGTGCGAAGCCCCGGGATAAAGCGGATGACAAAAAGGCTGCTGAACGCGTTCTGACGTAATTTAGTACGAAGCGAACGAAAGTACTTATTAGTGAGGGCTTTGTAACGAACGCCTCTGAAGTAACGTCCTGATTTTCCTAGGTAATAGAGTCCCAAGTCACCAGTGGCAATACCGATGAAAATGGCAAGCAACGCATATTGAGGAAGAATGAGCCCTTGAGTTGCTAAACCAGCTGCCGTAACAATCGCAAGATCTTCAAGCAGGTAAGAAAGCGCGATGATGCCAAACATCAGCCATAGCAACGACTCCTCCCCTGAATGTAACCATGCTTGAATGCTCTCGACGCTGCTCATTAAATATCCTTATCTATCCTATAAATGAATGGCTTAATGATCATTCATTGAGTGTAGTAAATTAAATAGACAGGAGGAGCGGGGAAAAACTTACAGGTGATGGAGGATTTTTTGTACTTGCTTTGTTCGACCAGTACTGTGGAATGCGTTGTTTAAGTCAAGATTGAAGCGAAATGTTTGATATTTTAAAAGTGGATTTAACGAGAGTTTGTAGTTAAAAAACCCGGGCTTGGAGTGGGGGATCTTACATAAGAAAAGAAAAAGGCTGAGTCGTTAAACTCAGCCTTTAATAACATTAACTATTGATTAATAAAGCTATCTATTTAGTTAAGTCAATTTGGTAAACAGCAAAACCAACATCGTCAGTCGCAACACGTTTCATCGGGTATTGACCTTTTTCTTTGATGAATTCAGCCGCTTTGTCACTTGGAGATGTTTCAAAGCGAATATCTAGCTTGTTATCCGTTTTGATTGGAGCAAATGACCAATTGTTATCTGCGCTTGGGCTAACTTGACCTTGCTCTTTGCTTACGCGAGAGATGTAGTTAGCAAGAACAGTGCGGTTTTCATCTGGTGCATCAAATGCGATGAAATCTTCGCCTGTACCTGGGAACTTAGCACTGTATGCACGGTAGTTGTTGGTTGCGATCAAGAAGTCTTGCTTCATGTCGATTGGCTTACCTTGGTAAGTTAGGCCAACAATACGTTGAGACTCAGGGTTAACCACTTTACAGTTTGCATCGTATTTCGCAGGTTGTGTTACGTCGATTTGGTAATCAACACCGTCGATAACATCAAAGTTGTAAGTACGGAAGTTATCCCACTCGATCAACTGTTGTGGTGCTGTCGAGTTAACATCAACTTGGTTGAACTGACCAGCTGAACACTCAAGCCACTCTTGTACTTCGTGACCCGTTACCTTCATTGCGACTAACGTGTTCGGGTAAAGGTATAAATCGGCTGCGTTACGGAACGTTAGTTGACCTGATTCCACTTCAGTGAAGTTAGCTGGGTCATTTTTACGACCGCCGGCTTTAAAAGGCGCTGCCGCTGACAATACTGGAATACCGTCTAGGTCTGGGTCACCTTGGATGAACTGTTCTACGTAATCTTTCTGTGCAAGGTTAACAATTTGTACTGTTGGATCGTCTTGTACTAGAGATAGGAAGCTGTACATCACGTCGTCTGCTTTACCAATAGGTTGGTTAACAAACTCACGAGTACCTGCATGGTCTTTTTCTAGTGCCGTTACGATACCTTCATCTGCAGCAGCAAGCGATTTCTTCTCGATCTTGTCGTAGATAGGGCGTGCTTCTGATTGGCCTTTAACGACTTCCCACTTACCGTCTTTTTGTGCAAGTGTTAGGTCCATAACACCAACGTGGCTACCCCAACGACCAGGCATTACTGCCGCAACGCCATTCATTGTGCCCGTTTCGTTGTCGATGCCTTGAATGTCATCAAAACCTTTACCTGGGAATACTGCATGAGAGTGGCCGAATGCGATTGCATCGATACCATCTACTTCAGAGAGGTAGAACGTTGAGTTCTCTTCGCCATTTTTGTAAGGGTCAGTTGATACGCCTGAGTGAGGGATAGCAACGATAACTTCAGCGCCTTCTGCTTTCATTTGAGGCACTAGCTCGTTAGCTGTCTCAATGATGTCACGAGCGATCACTTTGCCTTCAAGGTTCTTCTTATCCCACGTCATGATTTGTGGTGGAACGAAACCGATGTAGCCGACTTTTACTTCATGCTCTACGCCAGCAGTATCTTCGAACGTATGCGTCTTGATGATGTAAGGCGTGAAGTAGTGTTCTTTGGTTTCTGCGTCGTAAACGTTGGCACTGATGTATGGGAAATCAGCATCGTTGATAGACTCTTCTAGGAACTCAAGACCGTAGTTGAATTCGTGGTTACCTAGGTTTGCAGCGTCGTAGCTTAGTTGATTCATTGCTTTGTACGCAGGGTGAACTTCACCAGCTTCGATGCCTTTGTCTGCCATGTAGTCACCCATTGGGCTACCTTGCAGCAAATCACCGTTATCAACTAATACGCTATTGGTTACTTCGTTTTGAGCTTCTTTTACTAGAGTTGCAGTACGTGCTAAGCCGATTTTTTTCGATGGCTTGTCTTTGTAGTAGTCGTAATCCATTAGGTTGGTATGGATGTCCGTCGTTTCTACGACACGTAGTTTAATCACTTCATCGGTATCTGGTGTTGTTGTGCAGCCTGCTAAAGTCAAACCAAGACCTGCAAGTACAGCCAATGATAAAGGTTTCATTGCAACTTTCATTTTGGAGCTCCAAAGTGGATTAGTAGAAAATTCGTTGCGTAATGTAACAAAACCGAATGAAACAATGATTACAACGAATGTTAATTCGTGACTTAGATCGATTACTTTATGGTGTTCTGCAAGACGCCTCCCAAAGCTGCTCAATCAATGTACAAATGATATCGATAATAATAGTCCATTCATTTCACCTGTTTATCGATAAATCCCATCCCTTATCAGCTTTTCGAATAAAAAATGAAATTTTAGAATTTCCAGTAATATGAGAGGCTCGTCATAATGTCTATATCAAGGACGTATCAGGCAGATGAATAGCAAGGATAGCTCAAACGTAGCTTCTGTTTTCTTCTAGTGCCAATACTCCCATTCACCCAAGTGAATGAGTTAAATCCCATGCTTGGCAAGACCAAGTAATGAATTGCTCGTAACGCGAGCCTTAAAGGAAGCACTGAAATGGACCAAGAACGTTTAACCCACCTAAAACAGCTCGAAGCGGAAAGTATCCATATTATTCGCGAAGTGGCGGCTGAGTTTGATAACCCAGTGATGATGTACTCAATCGGTAAAGATTCTTCTGTGATGCTTCATTTAGCTCGCAAAGCGTTTTATCCAGGCAAGATTCCATTCCCACTATTGCACGTTGATACGGATTGGAAATTTCGCGAGATGATTGAGTTTCGTGACCGCACAGCCAAAAAGTATGGTTTTGAGTTATTAGTGCACAAGAACCCTGAAGGTATCGAAATGGGGTGTAGCCCATTTGTGCATGGTTCTTCGAAGCACACTGACATCATGAAAACACAGGGCCTTAAGCAGGCGTTAAACAAGTATGGGTTCGATGCGGCTTTTGGTGGTGCGCGTCGTGATGAAGAAAAATCTCGTGCGAAAGAACGTGTTTATTCTTTCCGCGATAAGAACCATACGTGGGATCCAAAAAACCAGCGTCCAGAGCTTTGGCACACCTACAACGGTCAGGTTAATAAGGGTGAAAGCATTCGTGTATTCCCGTTATCTAACTGGACTGAGCTCGATATTTGGCAATATATCTACCTAGAGAGCATCGATATTGTTCCACTTTACCTTTCAGATAAACGCCCTGTGGTTGAGCGTGATGGCATGCTGATCATGGTGGATGATGACCGTATGGAGCTGCAAGAAGGTGAAGTGATTGAAGAGAAAAGTGTTCGTTTCCGTACTTTAGGTTGCTACCCATTAACCGGAGCGGTTGAATCTGAGGCGAATACGCTAACAGGCATTATTGAAGAGATGCTGGTAGCCACTTCTAGTGAGCGTCAAGGTCGAGCGATTGACCATGATCAGTCGGGCTCTATGGAGCTGAAAAAGCGCCAAGGTTATTTCTAAGAATCTAAGGAAAGAAAAATGAATAGTGCAGTAGAAGCCGAATTGGCTGAACTAGGGATTGAAGGTTATCTAAGTCAGCATCAGCATAAATCTATGCTTAGATTTTTAACTTGTGGCTCAGTCGATGATGGCAAAAGTACGTTAATCGGTCGTTTACTCCATGATACAAAACAGATTTATGAAGATCAGCTAGCGGCGGTTCACTCTGATAGCCAACGAGTGGGTACTACAGGTGAGAAGCCTGATTTGGCATTGCTTGTTGATGGTTTGCAGGCTGAGCGTGAGCAAGGTATTACGATTGATGTGGCCTATCGCTACTTCTCGACTCAAAAACGTAAGTTCATTATTGCTGATACCCCAGGACATGAGCAGTACACGCGCAACATGGCAACAGGCGCTTCAACGTGTGATCTGGCTGTGATCTTGATTGATGCTCGTAAGGGCGTTCTGGATCAAACTCGTCGTCACTCGTTTATTTCGAACCTGCTTGGTTTGAAGCATTTTATTGTGGCAGTAAACAAGATGGATCTGGTGGAATACTCACAAGATCGTTTTGAAGAGATTCGTGATCAGTATTTAGAATTTGCTGAAAACCTCGAGGGTGAAACTAATATTCAGATCTTACCGGTTTCGGCGCTTGAGGGCATCAACGTTGCAGCGCCAAGCAAAGAGTTAGCATGGTTTGAAGGTCCATCTCTACTAGAAGTTCTAGAAAACGTAGATATTGATCAAAAGCGCTCTGCGGGTGAATTCCGTTTCCCGGTTCAATACGTGAATCGTCCTAATTTAGACTTCCGTGGTTTTGCAGGCACCGTTGCCTCTGGTCGCGTTAGCGTAGGTGATGAAATCAAGGCGTTGCCATCAGGCAAAACCTCTAAGGTGGCAAGCATTGTGACCTTTGATGGCGAACTTGAATCGGCGCAAGCGGGTTTGGCGGTAACGCTGACTCTTGAAGATGAGATCGATATCAGCCGTGGTGATTTGATTGTGTTGGAAAACGCTCAGATTGAATCAACGAACCATGTATTGGCAGATATCGTGTGGATGACTGAGCAACCACTGCAACCGGGTAAAGCTTACGATATCAAAATCGCAGGCAAGAAAACCGTCGGCCAGGTTGAAACGGTTCGTCACCAGTATGACATCAATAACTTGTCGACTTACGACGTGGATGAATTACCACTCAATGGTATTGGTTTGTGTGAATGGTCATTGAACGAGACTGTCGCGCTGGATAAATATCGTGAAAGTGCCGATACCGGTGGCTTTATCGTTATTGATCGTCTTACCAATGTAACGGTTGGCGCTGGCTTGATTCGAGACCGTTTGGACTCTGTTGAACAGCAAGTAGGTAACTTCTCTGCATTTGAACTTGAGTTCAACGCATTGGTACGCAAGCACTTCCCACATTGGGATGCCAAAGATCTAAGCCAATTACTGAAGTCATAAACGACTAAGTAACAGCTTATTGAATCAGGCGGAAACCCATCGTTTCCGCCATAAAGGACGGGTATATGTGGCAACAAGGATTTGTATTAGCGATTTTGCTCGGCATCATTACTTGCCTGCTCGTTACCCGTATTAAGCCAAGCTTTATCTTTGCTGGCGCGGCGTTTATTGCTTTTATGGCTGGCATGATCGATTTGTCGAGCTTAGCCAATAACTTCACTAACTCCTCGTTACTGACTTTAATTCTTCTTATCCTCGCATCAAGTGCGTTGGAGAAAACTCGCTTAATCAGTTGGGTTAGCCGTAATATCTCTGAAGGTAGGCTAGGTACCGTGGTTGCGAAGTTGGGTATTTCCACAGCGTTACTTTCATCTTTTACTAATAATACCGCAGTGGTTGTTTCTTTGATCGGGGCGATCAAACGCAACCAACAACATGCACCTTCTAAACTGTTAATTCCTTTGTCATACGCTGCCATCCTAGGTGGAACCCTGACATTGATCGGCACCTCAACCAATTTGATCATCAATAGCTTTGTTGAGGATGCTGGGCTGCCGAGCCTAAGCTTCTTTGCGCCAACCTTGATCGGCTTGGCTGTGCTGGTTGGTGGTGTGTTGATCCTTATTCCCTTGAGTTATTTCTTACCAAGCTACGATGATGGATCGCAGGACGATCTGCCTTACTTTTTAGAAGCAAGAGTTGAACCAGGCTCGCCTTTAGTAGGCAGAAGCGTAAGCGAAAATAACCTCCGAGCGCTGAGAAAACTGTTTTTAGCTGAAGTGATTCGAGACGGTAAAACAACGGCGTCTATTGATCCTGATTTCATTCTTCAAGCTCGTGACCGACTGTTGTTTTGTGGTGACGTTGAGAGTGTTGCGACACTGCAGGAAATCCAAGGGTTAACCCTGTTTGGTCAACATCACCTAAACGGACAAAGTTTTGTTGAGGTCGTGGTGAGCTCATCGGCAAGCTTCTGTAATAAGACCTTAAAAACTAGCCAATTTAGAGATCGCTTTGATGCGGTTGTCGTTGCTATCCGCCGTGGCCACGAACGCCTTGAAGGTGGGCTAGGGAATATCACATTGACCGCTGGTGATACTCTAATTTTGGTTCCTAGTAAACGCTTTGAAGAGCAACGTCAGCAACACAATAAAGAGTTTGTGTTGATGAATGACCTAGACTCAAGTGCCAAGCTTGATGCTGATAAATCGACGTTTGTTTTGCTTGGCTTCGCTAGTGTCATTGGCTTATCGCTTGTCGATGCAGTACCTATCATTAAAGGGTTAGCGGGTTTTTTATTACTGCTGGTAGCATTTGGTGTGGTACAACTCGGTGAGCTTCGTCGCCGTTTTCCGGTTGATATTGTGGTGATCGTTGGCTCAGCACTTTCTATTGCTCAACTGATGATTTCATCTGGATTGTCTGAACGTATGGGGTTGATGTTCATAGAGGCCTTCAATGGCTGGGGCGTGTTTGGTGCCTTAGTAGCGACCTACTTCATGACTCTGGTTCTTACTGAACTTGTGACCAATAATGCGGCGGCAGCACTCTCGTTCCCGATTGGTTATAGCATGGCAGTAGGCTATGGCGTTGACCCAATGCCATTTATCATGGCGGTGTTGTTTGGCGCCAGTGCTAGCTTTATCTCTCCTTATGGTTACCAAACCAATTTACTCGTATATAGCGTAGGTAATTATCATATTACGGATTATTTGCGCATTGGTATTCCAATCTCGATTGTCTATTCGGGCTTGGTATTGACCCTAATTCCTTATTTTTTCCCATTTTAATGCTGTTTATTTAAAGGACTAATTATGACCGCAGTACTCAAACCAAAAGATGAGAATGTTGTGTGGCATCAGCACTCGATTGATAAAACATTCCGCTCTGATCTGAAATCACAAAAGCCAGCCGTGCTCTGGTTCACGGGATTATCTGGTTCTGGTAAGTCGACAGTCGCTGGAGCATTAGAAAATCGCTTAGCACAGCTTGGTTACCATACTTACTTGTTGGATGGTGATAATGTTCGTCACGGATTGTGTAGCGATCTTGGCTTCTCAGAGCAGGATCGTCGTGAGAATATTCGTCGCATAGGCGAGTTGGCAAAGTTGATGGCGGACGCAGGATTAATCGTACTGTCGGCTTTTATTTCTCCGCATCAAGCTGAAAGACAGTTAGTGCGAGACTTACTGCCGGAAGGTGAATTTCTTGAAGTGTTTGTCAACACGCCGCTAGAGGTGTGTGAGCAGCGTGACCCTAAAGGTCTGTATAAGAAAGCTCGCGCTGGAGAAATTCCAAACTTCACGGGTATTAGCTCTGTTTATGAGGCGCCTGAGAATCCTGAGATTAATCTACCGGCAGGTGAGAAGACACTCGATGAGCTGGTAGAGTTATGTATTGACGCATTAGAGAAGCGTAATATTTTAGCCAATTGAGATCGTTGGTATGACTAAAGCTGCTCACTTACTTACTGCTTATTCACGACTTATAAGTAGTGCAGCCTTGGTTTACCGAGACAAGAAACCTATCTTCTAATTTCTCTTTATTCTTCTAAATATACTTCATTACCTACACCGTTCATTAACTACACCGTTTATTACCTAGACGGTGTAGTTAACACTGCTTTTGACTTCTGTCTGTACTGTGAATTTGTGGTTCAATAATGCAATCAGTTGGTCGTAGTACTGCATGTTAGGTTTATTCCCAAGCAAGGTACAAAGTTCATTGCCTGTTGGGCTGAATCGGTAGTAAACCAGCTTAACCCCTTTTGATATAGGCGCCAGTGACATGCTCTTACCTTGGTAAGTCAAGTGTAACGCTGGATCGAAATCAATCTCACCAGACTCTAACTCAGTCCCCAAAATAATACCCAGTTCAATCAGGTGTAATAGGCTTGAGTAGGGCAGGTTGTGTCCACCAAGGTTGATGGTGTTGGTAGTATCTCTTTTGCCAAAGTTAAATATACCAGCATGGGTTTTAAAACCGAGTAATAGCTTTCTGCTGTTATCACCACCAAAGCTACAACCCAGTGACGCGGCTCTTTGTAGGGTGAGCGCTTCTTTTGGTGTCATGTCTTTTAAGATCTGAAGCGCCTTCATCGACGTCGAGCCTGGGTTGGTGACTTCTCGTTTCAGTACTTGAGCCCATAGCCTCTGCATCGATGTATTGTGGATCTCTTGCGCCATATCGAAAAAACGGTATAGCCAGTCCTGATCAGGATCTCCAGCTGCTTCATCTTTACATGAAGAGTGTGCCAGTTTAAGAATCTGCTCTAGGTTCTTTTGACGCAACTCTTTACGTTTCTTCTCACGTAATAGTGCCCGTTCGATTAGTGTACTTTCACTTTTATCGGTTGGTTTTGCACCATGAT harbors:
- the cysD gene encoding sulfate adenylyltransferase subunit CysD; protein product: MDQERLTHLKQLEAESIHIIREVAAEFDNPVMMYSIGKDSSVMLHLARKAFYPGKIPFPLLHVDTDWKFREMIEFRDRTAKKYGFELLVHKNPEGIEMGCSPFVHGSSKHTDIMKTQGLKQALNKYGFDAAFGGARRDEEKSRAKERVYSFRDKNHTWDPKNQRPELWHTYNGQVNKGESIRVFPLSNWTELDIWQYIYLESIDIVPLYLSDKRPVVERDGMLIMVDDDRMELQEGEVIEEKSVRFRTLGCYPLTGAVESEANTLTGIIEEMLVATSSERQGRAIDHDQSGSMELKKRQGYF
- the cysN gene encoding sulfate adenylyltransferase subunit CysN; this encodes MNSAVEAELAELGIEGYLSQHQHKSMLRFLTCGSVDDGKSTLIGRLLHDTKQIYEDQLAAVHSDSQRVGTTGEKPDLALLVDGLQAEREQGITIDVAYRYFSTQKRKFIIADTPGHEQYTRNMATGASTCDLAVILIDARKGVLDQTRRHSFISNLLGLKHFIVAVNKMDLVEYSQDRFEEIRDQYLEFAENLEGETNIQILPVSALEGINVAAPSKELAWFEGPSLLEVLENVDIDQKRSAGEFRFPVQYVNRPNLDFRGFAGTVASGRVSVGDEIKALPSGKTSKVASIVTFDGELESAQAGLAVTLTLEDEIDISRGDLIVLENAQIESTNHVLADIVWMTEQPLQPGKAYDIKIAGKKTVGQVETVRHQYDINNLSTYDVDELPLNGIGLCEWSLNETVALDKYRESADTGGFIVIDRLTNVTVGAGLIRDRLDSVEQQVGNFSAFELEFNALVRKHFPHWDAKDLSQLLKS
- a CDS encoding SLC13 family permease, which translates into the protein MWQQGFVLAILLGIITCLLVTRIKPSFIFAGAAFIAFMAGMIDLSSLANNFTNSSLLTLILLILASSALEKTRLISWVSRNISEGRLGTVVAKLGISTALLSSFTNNTAVVVSLIGAIKRNQQHAPSKLLIPLSYAAILGGTLTLIGTSTNLIINSFVEDAGLPSLSFFAPTLIGLAVLVGGVLILIPLSYFLPSYDDGSQDDLPYFLEARVEPGSPLVGRSVSENNLRALRKLFLAEVIRDGKTTASIDPDFILQARDRLLFCGDVESVATLQEIQGLTLFGQHHLNGQSFVEVVVSSSASFCNKTLKTSQFRDRFDAVVVAIRRGHERLEGGLGNITLTAGDTLILVPSKRFEEQRQQHNKEFVLMNDLDSSAKLDADKSTFVLLGFASVIGLSLVDAVPIIKGLAGFLLLLVAFGVVQLGELRRRFPVDIVVIVGSALSIAQLMISSGLSERMGLMFIEAFNGWGVFGALVATYFMTLVLTELVTNNAAAALSFPIGYSMAVGYGVDPMPFIMAVLFGASASFISPYGYQTNLLVYSVGNYHITDYLRIGIPISIVYSGLVLTLIPYFFPF
- the cysC gene encoding adenylyl-sulfate kinase, which codes for MTAVLKPKDENVVWHQHSIDKTFRSDLKSQKPAVLWFTGLSGSGKSTVAGALENRLAQLGYHTYLLDGDNVRHGLCSDLGFSEQDRRENIRRIGELAKLMADAGLIVLSAFISPHQAERQLVRDLLPEGEFLEVFVNTPLEVCEQRDPKGLYKKARAGEIPNFTGISSVYEAPENPEINLPAGEKTLDELVELCIDALEKRNILAN
- a CDS encoding TIGR03899 family protein; its protein translation is MSEIKQPVIIDHASDTQHKHEKKPHIADSASRMLHIAQSFGLDSLINHGAKPTDKSESTLIERALLREKKRKELRQKNLEQILKLAHSSCKDEAAGDPDQDWLYRFFDMAQEIHNTSMQRLWAQVLKREVTNPGSTSMKALQILKDMTPKEALTLQRAASLGCSFGGDNSRKLLLGFKTHAGIFNFGKRDTTNTINLGGHNLPYSSLLHLIELGIILGTELESGEIDFDPALHLTYQGKSMSLAPISKGVKLVYYRFSPTGNELCTLLGNKPNMQYYDQLIALLNHKFTVQTEVKSSVNYTV